The genomic DNA CGAAGACCGCGTTGCCGGTATAGGTGCCGAGGATGCCGAGCATGCCGAAGAGGATGGTCACCAGGGTGGTGCGCAGGCGCGAATTCTCGCTGGTGAAGTGCATGCGCCGGACCGGCATGGTGGTCAGAAAGAGAAAGACCACGCCGACCATGAGCCCGAACCGCTCGGCCAGGGTCAGGATGATTTCATAAGTGTTCACCGCATACTCCTACAAGGCCATGGCGTCCTTGAAGTCCCGCACCCGGGCCTTGCTGACCGAGATCTCCGTCTCGGCCTCGTCACGCATGGTCAGCACGTACTTGCCGTTGAACCACGGGGCATAGGTGCGGACCAAAGCCAAGTTGACCAGTTGGGAGCGATTGGCCCGGAAAAAGGGAAAGCCCGCCAGGCGCTCTTCGAGGCGGTCCAGGGTCAGCTCCCCGGCGCAAGGATAGACCGCGCCGCGCGTCCCGGCGTGGACCCGGCGATTCTCGTAATTGAAATAGAATATTTCCTGGGGGGAAAGAAGGATATTGCGGCCCGAGTGTTCCACGCTGATGCGCGTCAACCCGGGTTTGTTGAGCCCGGCGCCCGCCAGCAGCTTGCGCAGGACCTCGCTCGGATCGCGTTTTTCGCTGGCCGCCAGTCGCGCGCGCACCCGATCCAGGCTGCCGGCCAGCCGCTTGGGGTCCACGGGCTTGAGCAGATAGTCCACCGCGTTCTCCTCGAAGGCGCGGATGGCATACTCGTCGAAGGCGGTGACGAAGATGACCAGGGGGCGGTGCTCCATGGCCAAGAGGTCCTGCAACACGGAGAACCCGTCGCGCCCCGGCATCTGGATGTCCAGAAAGACCAGGTCCGGCCGCTTGGCCACGATGGTGCCGACCGCGTCCGCCGCATTGCCCGCCGTACCGACCACATCGATGTCGTCGTGGATCGAAAGCAGATAGTTCAGTTCGTCCTGGGCCGGCGGTTCGTCGTCCACCAAAATGGTCCGTATGGCGCTATTCATTGATCGCTCCCGCGTCGTGGGCACGCAAGGTCCAAGTAAGGCATGGGAGCCCGGTTGGCAAGCCCGCACGAAAAAGCCGCTCCGGAGAGCGGCTTTTTCCTTCCCGGGACGGCCGGACCTAATTCAGCAGGGTGCCGATGCGGTTGAACCGGATGTCGGTCAACGATCCCCAGGACCAGTAGATGACCAGGGCCTTGCCCACGATTTTGCTCCGCTTGACCGGGCCCCACCAGCGGGAGTCGTAGGAACCCTCGCGGTTGTCGCCCATGACGAAGTATTGCCCCTCCGGGATGACCACCGGACCGAAATTGTCGCGCACGGGCAGGGTGTCCGCCTTGGTGTGCAACACGTAGGGCTCGTCGATCGGCTGGCCGTTGATGTAGACCACCTTGTCGCGCACTTCCAGGGTCTCGCCCGGCAGGCCGATGACGCGCTTGATGAAGTCCTTGGATTCGTCCTCCGGGAAGAGGAAGACCACGATGTCGCCGCGCTGCGGATCGCCGGTTTTCATCAGCACCTTGCCGTCGGTGGTGTCCAACCAGATATCGGACGGGAGGCGCACGTCGTAGGCGAACTTGGAGACCAGCAGATGATCGCCGATCTGCAGGGTGTCGAGCATGGACCCGGACGGGATCTTGAAAGCCTGAACGATGAAGGCCCGGATGATGAAGGCCAGAAACAAGGCCACGACGACGGCCTCTAGGGTATCACGAAAAGATTTGAGCGAACTTTGAGTCATGGGATTCCTTGTTGGCAGCGCCGACTAGTCCTCGTCGGCTTTCAATACGGACAGGAACGCTTCCTGAGGGATTTCCACGTTGCCCATGCGGCGCATGCGCTTCTTTCCTTCTTTCTGCTTCTCCAACAATTTCCGCTTCCGGGTGATGTCGCCGCCGTAACACTTGGCGGTGACGTCCTTGCGGAAGGGGGCGTTGCGTTCCTTGGCAACGATCTTGTTGCCGATGGCGGCCTGGATGACCACCTCGAACATCTGGCGCGGGATGCTGCGCTTGAGCTTCAGCGCGAGCGAGCGGCCGATGCGGGCGGAGTTCTCACGGTGCACGATGCAGGAGAAGG from Desulfovibrio sp. Huiquan2017 includes the following:
- a CDS encoding response regulator, yielding MNSAIRTILVDDEPPAQDELNYLLSIHDDIDVVGTAGNAADAVGTIVAKRPDLVFLDIQMPGRDGFSVLQDLLAMEHRPLVIFVTAFDEYAIRAFEENAVDYLLKPVDPKRLAGSLDRVRARLAASEKRDPSEVLRKLLAGAGLNKPGLTRISVEHSGRNILLSPQEIFYFNYENRRVHAGTRGAVYPCAGELTLDRLEERLAGFPFFRANRSQLVNLALVRTYAPWFNGKYVLTMRDEAETEISVSKARVRDFKDAMAL
- the lepB gene encoding signal peptidase I; this encodes MTQSSLKSFRDTLEAVVVALFLAFIIRAFIVQAFKIPSGSMLDTLQIGDHLLVSKFAYDVRLPSDIWLDTTDGKVLMKTGDPQRGDIVVFLFPEDESKDFIKRVIGLPGETLEVRDKVVYINGQPIDEPYVLHTKADTLPVRDNFGPVVIPEGQYFVMGDNREGSYDSRWWGPVKRSKIVGKALVIYWSWGSLTDIRFNRIGTLLN